The following are encoded together in the Euwallacea fornicatus isolate EFF26 chromosome 11, ASM4011564v1, whole genome shotgun sequence genome:
- the pbl gene encoding protein ECT2 isoform X2: MDEFNAQIQTQGSICSDSNGEETRKTNEPLQADRRICLIGNLARDSKLREVADSFGVPVVTSEDGQEYFDTAYTYFVMADFESDLYFTFKKANKNVLGPIALQQFALKNPRELPSSNTRPLFNMAMKGVVVCFTGFRSPDELTKLVPYIHHMGGSVRKDTSASLTHLIAKSCGGEKYLYAATFKVPVMNLLWVIDSWELHRWDINFNAAQESFVNEYKLKPFHGARVCFVGFPEDEERHMTEVLVANGGTVTTLDDHACTHVVMENPEVYTLEAGNAPLSPKPIFPESLKTPKNNSIADFTCVQATSSTVSLMETVPEVARPNDDLVNEMDSVCFEEQSFEIGNISMKRKRKFVSPDNTLIKRKRDKCCSERKKRVSSFFKTPINYFSNRRRTIDAPTFNHSLNDSAMSTSGVFNTDTLDNLSVCVESESTPRASLRKSKKNLFTRTFSSSRFARSKSKLNSSKLSFNDELEKTDINASCLSNISLRPKSSQPQDQNDCGSKLAPASRRTSALAVVDEASVADRPEVPARHAYIVKAEWFWTSVQKECSLRENDYLFDDYVETQVTTPGMRRDSHATTPCSGSRKRRKPNRHETIQSLVQHTQSPALHKRRSSASEAGRLSVSGSFLDCTASPAEAGILDVQESQKDSPRRRVFRELFETETNYVQILEIIITLFKTHLETMQDREALLNNTELNLIFGKLPPIYDTHVKMLDEFLWLNAHWNEERSIGNIIIKYSNELQKAYPPFINYFEEMKEVLTNCDQSKPRFHAFLKAMQTKPECGRQSLQELMIRPVQRLGSICLLLNDILKNTQKNNPDHSALELALAALREVMTHINEDKRKAEGQVTLFNIFNDIDNCPPDIVSSHRSYVTKAEVVQLSSSEGLASKGSSLVLFLFSDKLEVCKKKSSKAFVKSPSAGSYQMTQGRTNVKPYKHVKIMALNNIKRVIDIKETEDCQKVFSLVCRNNEENKEKLYSFAMDEEADKMGFLKTLTRTMANNVCAADADKFMAYLEPQQLDIDTSDLSNGTLSRAFARLTRTRLKVGRTFSFNKSTPSKLKRAVSSMMSPFGSSTNLTPASQLANMRLASYSNINELGNNTENAEKSPPIAPLSVQPTRKLKASSLGVNVKRL, translated from the exons ATGGACGAATTTAACGCTCAAATCCAGACCCAGGGCTCGATTTGTAGCGACTCTAATGGGGAGGAAACTCGTAAAACCAACG AACCATTACAAGCAGACCGAAGAATATGCCTCATTGGAAACCTGGCCAGAGACAGCAAACTGAGAGAGGTAGCAGACAGCTTTGGAGTCCCTGTGGTCACTTCCGAAGATGGACAGGAATACTTTGACACTGCTTACACTTATTTTGTGATGGCGGATTTCGAGAGTGACCTGTATTTTACGTTCAAGAAGGCTAACAAGAATGTCTTGGGACCAATTGCATTGCAACAGTTTGCCCTTAAAAACCCAAGAGAATTGCCAAGCAGTAATACCAGAcccctctttaacatggctatgAAGGGTGTTGTTGTGTGTTTCACAGGATTTAGAAGTCCAGATGAACTG ACTAAACTTGTGCCGTATATCCACCATATGGGTGGTTCAGTCCGGAAGGATACTAGTGCTAGTCTCACTCATTTGATAGCGAAAAGTTGCGGTGGTGAAAAATATCTGTATGCGGCCACATTTAAAGTCCCAGTTATGAACCTGCTATGGGTAATTGACAGTTGGGAACTCCACAGGTGGGACATCAACTTCAATGCCGCCCAAGAAAGTTTTGTG AATGAGTATAAACTGAAACCCTTCCATGGGGCTCGAGTTTGTTTTGTTGGGTTTCCTGAAGATGAGGAGCGACACATGACAGAGGTGTTGGTGGCTAACGGAGGTACCGTTACCACCTTGGATGACCATGCATGCACACATGTg GTTATGGAAAACCCGGAGGTGTACACGCTGGAAGCTGGTAACGCCCCTCTCTCTCCCAAACCTATCTTCCCTGAATCTCTGAAAACTCCTAAGAATAACAGCATCGCGGATTTCACTTGCGTACAAGCTACTTCCAGTACGGTTTCTTTGATGGAAACCGTGCCGGAAGTAGCCCGACCCAACGACGACTTGGTCAACGAAATGGACAGTGTTTGCTTTGAGGAACAATCGTTTGAGATTGGCAACATTTCGATGAAACGAAAGAGGAAATTTGTTTCGCCTGATAATACTTTGATTAAACGGAAACGCGATAAATGCTGTAGTGAGCGCAAGAAACGAGTTTccagttttttcaaaactccaattaattatttttcgaacCGGAGACGCACTATAGACGCCCCCACTTTCAATCATTCCTTAAATGATAGCGCCATGTCGACTTCTGGGGTCTTCAACACGGACACGCTGGACAATTTGAGCGTTTGCGTCGAGTCCGAATCGACACCGAGGGCCAGCTTGCGCAAATCCAAGAAAAACCTGTTCACTAGGACATTCAGTTCGTCGCGTTTTGCACGAAGTAAATCCAAGCTCAATTCCTCTAAACTGTCGTTTAACGACGAATTAGAGAAGACAGATATAAACGCAAGCTGTTTATCCAACATTTCCTTGAGACCCAAATCGTCCCAACCTCAAGATCAAAACGATTGCGGCAGCAAATTGGCGCCTGCCTCCAGGAGAACATCTGCTCTTGCG GTGGTCGATGAAGCGTCGGTGGCCGACCGTCCAGAAGTCCCGGCCCGCCACGCCTACATCGTGAAAGCCGAATGGTTCTGGACCTCGGTGCAAAAGGAGTGCAGCTTGAGGGAGAATGACTATCTCTTCGATGACTACGTCGAGACTCAAGTGACCACTCCAGGAATGCGGAGGGACAGCCACGCTACTACACCGTGTAGCGGAAGCAG GAAAAGGCGTAAGCCCAACAGACACGAAACGATTCAGTCTTTGGTTCAGCATACGCAGTCTCCAGCATTGCACAAACGGCGATCATCCGCGAGCGAGGCAGGAAGGCTGAGTGTGTCTGGATCGTTCCTAGATTGTACTGCCAGTCCT GCTGAAGCGGGAATACTGGATGTGCAAGAATCCCAGAAGGATTCGCCTCGACGCAGGGTGTTTCGGGAATTGTTCGAGACGGAGACCAATTATGTACAGATTctggaaataataataacgttaTTCAAAACCCACTTGGAGACTATGCAAGACCGGGAGGCGTTGTTAAACAACACCGAgcttaatttgatatttggaAAACTGCCTCCTATATATGACACGCACGTTAAAATGTTGGACGAG TTTCTGTGGCTCAATGCGCACTGGAACGAAGAGCGGAGTATCGGAAACATCATAATAAAATACTCCAATGAGTTACAAAAGGCGTACCCGCCCTTCATCAACTATTTCGAGGAGATGAAGGAAGTACTCACCAATTGCGACCAGTCGAAGCCGCGCTTTCACGCGTTCCTGAAGGCTATGCAGACGAAGCCAGAATGCGGCCGGCAAAGCTTGCAAGAATTAATGATCAGGCCTGTCCAGCGTTTGGGCAGTATATGTTTATTGCTCAACG acattttgaaaaacactCAAAAAAATAACCCGGATCATTCGGCTTTGGAACTTGCATTGGCGGCTCTTCGCGAGGTGATGACTCACATTAACGAAGATAAGCGCAAAGCTGAGGGCCAAGTCACgctctttaacattttcaacGACATAGACAACTGTCCTCCGGACATAGTTTCGTCCCACAGGAGTTACGTTACCAAGGCGGAGGTGGTGCAGCTGTCCTCATCTGAGGGTTTAGCGAGCAAAGGGTCTAGTTTGGTGTTGTTCCTGTTCAGCGACAAGCTGGAGGTCTGCAAGAAGAAGTCTTCTAAGGCATTTGTCAAAAGTCCTTCAGCGGGGAGCTATCAGATGACGCAGGGCCGCACCAACGTCAAGCCTTACAAGCACGTTAAAATAATGGCGTTGAATAATATTAAGAGG GTAATAGATATAAAAGAAACAGAAGACTGCCAAAAAGTGTTCAGCCTGGTGTGCAGGAACAACGAGGAAAACAAAGAGAAGCTTTACTCGTTCGCAATGGACGAGGAGGCGGACAAAATGGGTTTTCTGAAGACCTTGACCCGGACGATGGCGAACAACGTCTGCGCCGCGGATGCGGACAAGTTTATGGCTTACTTGGAACCGCAACAGTTGGACATCGACACGAGTGATCTCAGCAATGGAACCTTGTCCAGGGCGTTTGCCAGGCTGACCAGAACAAGGCTCAAG GTGGGTCGAACGTTTTCCTTTAACAAGTCCACGCCCTCCAAACTCAAAAGGGCGGTCAGTTCCATGATGTCGCCCTTTGGCAGCTCCACCAACCTCACGCCCGCTTCCCAACTGGCCAATATGCGCTTAGCCAGTTACAGCAATATCAAT GAGCTGGGAAATAATACCGAAAACGCGGAAAAGTCGCCGCCGATAGCACCCTTGTCGGTCCAACCAACCAGAAAACTGAAAGCGTCTTCCTTGGGAGTGAACGTGAAAAGGTTATAG
- the pbl gene encoding protein ECT2 isoform X1: MDEFNAQIQTQGSICSDSNGEETRKTNEPLQADRRICLIGNLARDSKLREVADSFGVPVVTSEDGQEYFDTAYTYFVMADFESDLYFTFKKANKNVLGPIALQQFALKNPRELPSSNTRPLFNMAMKGVVVCFTGFRSPDELTKLVPYIHHMGGSVRKDTSASLTHLIAKSCGGEKYLYAATFKVPVMNLLWVIDSWELHRWDINFNAAQESFVNEYKLKPFHGARVCFVGFPEDEERHMTEVLVANGGTVTTLDDHACTHVVMENPEVYTLEAGNAPLSPKPIFPESLKTPKNNSIADFTCVQATSSTVSLMETVPEVARPNDDLVNEMDSVCFEEQSFEIGNISMKRKRKFVSPDNTLIKRKRDKCCSERKKRVSSFFKTPINYFSNRRRTIDAPTFNHSLNDSAMSTSGVFNTDTLDNLSVCVESESTPRASLRKSKKNLFTRTFSSSRFARSKSKLNSSKLSFNDELEKTDINASCLSNISLRPKSSQPQDQNDCGSKLAPASRRTSALAVVDEASVADRPEVPARHAYIVKAEWFWTSVQKECSLRENDYLFDDYVETQVTTPGMRRDSHATTPCSGSSRKRRKPNRHETIQSLVQHTQSPALHKRRSSASEAGRLSVSGSFLDCTASPAEAGILDVQESQKDSPRRRVFRELFETETNYVQILEIIITLFKTHLETMQDREALLNNTELNLIFGKLPPIYDTHVKMLDEFLWLNAHWNEERSIGNIIIKYSNELQKAYPPFINYFEEMKEVLTNCDQSKPRFHAFLKAMQTKPECGRQSLQELMIRPVQRLGSICLLLNDILKNTQKNNPDHSALELALAALREVMTHINEDKRKAEGQVTLFNIFNDIDNCPPDIVSSHRSYVTKAEVVQLSSSEGLASKGSSLVLFLFSDKLEVCKKKSSKAFVKSPSAGSYQMTQGRTNVKPYKHVKIMALNNIKRVIDIKETEDCQKVFSLVCRNNEENKEKLYSFAMDEEADKMGFLKTLTRTMANNVCAADADKFMAYLEPQQLDIDTSDLSNGTLSRAFARLTRTRLKVGRTFSFNKSTPSKLKRAVSSMMSPFGSSTNLTPASQLANMRLASYSNINELGNNTENAEKSPPIAPLSVQPTRKLKASSLGVNVKRL, encoded by the exons ATGGACGAATTTAACGCTCAAATCCAGACCCAGGGCTCGATTTGTAGCGACTCTAATGGGGAGGAAACTCGTAAAACCAACG AACCATTACAAGCAGACCGAAGAATATGCCTCATTGGAAACCTGGCCAGAGACAGCAAACTGAGAGAGGTAGCAGACAGCTTTGGAGTCCCTGTGGTCACTTCCGAAGATGGACAGGAATACTTTGACACTGCTTACACTTATTTTGTGATGGCGGATTTCGAGAGTGACCTGTATTTTACGTTCAAGAAGGCTAACAAGAATGTCTTGGGACCAATTGCATTGCAACAGTTTGCCCTTAAAAACCCAAGAGAATTGCCAAGCAGTAATACCAGAcccctctttaacatggctatgAAGGGTGTTGTTGTGTGTTTCACAGGATTTAGAAGTCCAGATGAACTG ACTAAACTTGTGCCGTATATCCACCATATGGGTGGTTCAGTCCGGAAGGATACTAGTGCTAGTCTCACTCATTTGATAGCGAAAAGTTGCGGTGGTGAAAAATATCTGTATGCGGCCACATTTAAAGTCCCAGTTATGAACCTGCTATGGGTAATTGACAGTTGGGAACTCCACAGGTGGGACATCAACTTCAATGCCGCCCAAGAAAGTTTTGTG AATGAGTATAAACTGAAACCCTTCCATGGGGCTCGAGTTTGTTTTGTTGGGTTTCCTGAAGATGAGGAGCGACACATGACAGAGGTGTTGGTGGCTAACGGAGGTACCGTTACCACCTTGGATGACCATGCATGCACACATGTg GTTATGGAAAACCCGGAGGTGTACACGCTGGAAGCTGGTAACGCCCCTCTCTCTCCCAAACCTATCTTCCCTGAATCTCTGAAAACTCCTAAGAATAACAGCATCGCGGATTTCACTTGCGTACAAGCTACTTCCAGTACGGTTTCTTTGATGGAAACCGTGCCGGAAGTAGCCCGACCCAACGACGACTTGGTCAACGAAATGGACAGTGTTTGCTTTGAGGAACAATCGTTTGAGATTGGCAACATTTCGATGAAACGAAAGAGGAAATTTGTTTCGCCTGATAATACTTTGATTAAACGGAAACGCGATAAATGCTGTAGTGAGCGCAAGAAACGAGTTTccagttttttcaaaactccaattaattatttttcgaacCGGAGACGCACTATAGACGCCCCCACTTTCAATCATTCCTTAAATGATAGCGCCATGTCGACTTCTGGGGTCTTCAACACGGACACGCTGGACAATTTGAGCGTTTGCGTCGAGTCCGAATCGACACCGAGGGCCAGCTTGCGCAAATCCAAGAAAAACCTGTTCACTAGGACATTCAGTTCGTCGCGTTTTGCACGAAGTAAATCCAAGCTCAATTCCTCTAAACTGTCGTTTAACGACGAATTAGAGAAGACAGATATAAACGCAAGCTGTTTATCCAACATTTCCTTGAGACCCAAATCGTCCCAACCTCAAGATCAAAACGATTGCGGCAGCAAATTGGCGCCTGCCTCCAGGAGAACATCTGCTCTTGCG GTGGTCGATGAAGCGTCGGTGGCCGACCGTCCAGAAGTCCCGGCCCGCCACGCCTACATCGTGAAAGCCGAATGGTTCTGGACCTCGGTGCAAAAGGAGTGCAGCTTGAGGGAGAATGACTATCTCTTCGATGACTACGTCGAGACTCAAGTGACCACTCCAGGAATGCGGAGGGACAGCCACGCTACTACACCGTGTAGCGGAAGCAG CAGGAAAAGGCGTAAGCCCAACAGACACGAAACGATTCAGTCTTTGGTTCAGCATACGCAGTCTCCAGCATTGCACAAACGGCGATCATCCGCGAGCGAGGCAGGAAGGCTGAGTGTGTCTGGATCGTTCCTAGATTGTACTGCCAGTCCT GCTGAAGCGGGAATACTGGATGTGCAAGAATCCCAGAAGGATTCGCCTCGACGCAGGGTGTTTCGGGAATTGTTCGAGACGGAGACCAATTATGTACAGATTctggaaataataataacgttaTTCAAAACCCACTTGGAGACTATGCAAGACCGGGAGGCGTTGTTAAACAACACCGAgcttaatttgatatttggaAAACTGCCTCCTATATATGACACGCACGTTAAAATGTTGGACGAG TTTCTGTGGCTCAATGCGCACTGGAACGAAGAGCGGAGTATCGGAAACATCATAATAAAATACTCCAATGAGTTACAAAAGGCGTACCCGCCCTTCATCAACTATTTCGAGGAGATGAAGGAAGTACTCACCAATTGCGACCAGTCGAAGCCGCGCTTTCACGCGTTCCTGAAGGCTATGCAGACGAAGCCAGAATGCGGCCGGCAAAGCTTGCAAGAATTAATGATCAGGCCTGTCCAGCGTTTGGGCAGTATATGTTTATTGCTCAACG acattttgaaaaacactCAAAAAAATAACCCGGATCATTCGGCTTTGGAACTTGCATTGGCGGCTCTTCGCGAGGTGATGACTCACATTAACGAAGATAAGCGCAAAGCTGAGGGCCAAGTCACgctctttaacattttcaacGACATAGACAACTGTCCTCCGGACATAGTTTCGTCCCACAGGAGTTACGTTACCAAGGCGGAGGTGGTGCAGCTGTCCTCATCTGAGGGTTTAGCGAGCAAAGGGTCTAGTTTGGTGTTGTTCCTGTTCAGCGACAAGCTGGAGGTCTGCAAGAAGAAGTCTTCTAAGGCATTTGTCAAAAGTCCTTCAGCGGGGAGCTATCAGATGACGCAGGGCCGCACCAACGTCAAGCCTTACAAGCACGTTAAAATAATGGCGTTGAATAATATTAAGAGG GTAATAGATATAAAAGAAACAGAAGACTGCCAAAAAGTGTTCAGCCTGGTGTGCAGGAACAACGAGGAAAACAAAGAGAAGCTTTACTCGTTCGCAATGGACGAGGAGGCGGACAAAATGGGTTTTCTGAAGACCTTGACCCGGACGATGGCGAACAACGTCTGCGCCGCGGATGCGGACAAGTTTATGGCTTACTTGGAACCGCAACAGTTGGACATCGACACGAGTGATCTCAGCAATGGAACCTTGTCCAGGGCGTTTGCCAGGCTGACCAGAACAAGGCTCAAG GTGGGTCGAACGTTTTCCTTTAACAAGTCCACGCCCTCCAAACTCAAAAGGGCGGTCAGTTCCATGATGTCGCCCTTTGGCAGCTCCACCAACCTCACGCCCGCTTCCCAACTGGCCAATATGCGCTTAGCCAGTTACAGCAATATCAAT GAGCTGGGAAATAATACCGAAAACGCGGAAAAGTCGCCGCCGATAGCACCCTTGTCGGTCCAACCAACCAGAAAACTGAAAGCGTCTTCCTTGGGAGTGAACGTGAAAAGGTTATAG
- the pbl gene encoding protein ECT2 isoform X3: protein MDEFNAQIQTQGSICSDSNGEETRKTNEPLQADRRICLIGNLARDSKLREVADSFGVPVVTSEDGQEYFDTAYTYFVMADFESDLYFTFKKANKNVLGPIALQQFALKNPRELPSSNTRPLFNMAMKGVVVCFTGFRSPDELTKLVPYIHHMGGSVRKDTSASLTHLIAKSCGGEKYLYAATFKVPVMNLLWVIDSWELHRWDINFNAAQESFVNEYKLKPFHGARVCFVGFPEDEERHMTEVLVANGGTVTTLDDHACTHVVVDEASVADRPEVPARHAYIVKAEWFWTSVQKECSLRENDYLFDDYVETQVTTPGMRRDSHATTPCSGSSRKRRKPNRHETIQSLVQHTQSPALHKRRSSASEAGRLSVSGSFLDCTASPAEAGILDVQESQKDSPRRRVFRELFETETNYVQILEIIITLFKTHLETMQDREALLNNTELNLIFGKLPPIYDTHVKMLDEFLWLNAHWNEERSIGNIIIKYSNELQKAYPPFINYFEEMKEVLTNCDQSKPRFHAFLKAMQTKPECGRQSLQELMIRPVQRLGSICLLLNDILKNTQKNNPDHSALELALAALREVMTHINEDKRKAEGQVTLFNIFNDIDNCPPDIVSSHRSYVTKAEVVQLSSSEGLASKGSSLVLFLFSDKLEVCKKKSSKAFVKSPSAGSYQMTQGRTNVKPYKHVKIMALNNIKRVIDIKETEDCQKVFSLVCRNNEENKEKLYSFAMDEEADKMGFLKTLTRTMANNVCAADADKFMAYLEPQQLDIDTSDLSNGTLSRAFARLTRTRLKVGRTFSFNKSTPSKLKRAVSSMMSPFGSSTNLTPASQLANMRLASYSNINELGNNTENAEKSPPIAPLSVQPTRKLKASSLGVNVKRL from the exons ATGGACGAATTTAACGCTCAAATCCAGACCCAGGGCTCGATTTGTAGCGACTCTAATGGGGAGGAAACTCGTAAAACCAACG AACCATTACAAGCAGACCGAAGAATATGCCTCATTGGAAACCTGGCCAGAGACAGCAAACTGAGAGAGGTAGCAGACAGCTTTGGAGTCCCTGTGGTCACTTCCGAAGATGGACAGGAATACTTTGACACTGCTTACACTTATTTTGTGATGGCGGATTTCGAGAGTGACCTGTATTTTACGTTCAAGAAGGCTAACAAGAATGTCTTGGGACCAATTGCATTGCAACAGTTTGCCCTTAAAAACCCAAGAGAATTGCCAAGCAGTAATACCAGAcccctctttaacatggctatgAAGGGTGTTGTTGTGTGTTTCACAGGATTTAGAAGTCCAGATGAACTG ACTAAACTTGTGCCGTATATCCACCATATGGGTGGTTCAGTCCGGAAGGATACTAGTGCTAGTCTCACTCATTTGATAGCGAAAAGTTGCGGTGGTGAAAAATATCTGTATGCGGCCACATTTAAAGTCCCAGTTATGAACCTGCTATGGGTAATTGACAGTTGGGAACTCCACAGGTGGGACATCAACTTCAATGCCGCCCAAGAAAGTTTTGTG AATGAGTATAAACTGAAACCCTTCCATGGGGCTCGAGTTTGTTTTGTTGGGTTTCCTGAAGATGAGGAGCGACACATGACAGAGGTGTTGGTGGCTAACGGAGGTACCGTTACCACCTTGGATGACCATGCATGCACACATGTg GTGGTCGATGAAGCGTCGGTGGCCGACCGTCCAGAAGTCCCGGCCCGCCACGCCTACATCGTGAAAGCCGAATGGTTCTGGACCTCGGTGCAAAAGGAGTGCAGCTTGAGGGAGAATGACTATCTCTTCGATGACTACGTCGAGACTCAAGTGACCACTCCAGGAATGCGGAGGGACAGCCACGCTACTACACCGTGTAGCGGAAGCAG CAGGAAAAGGCGTAAGCCCAACAGACACGAAACGATTCAGTCTTTGGTTCAGCATACGCAGTCTCCAGCATTGCACAAACGGCGATCATCCGCGAGCGAGGCAGGAAGGCTGAGTGTGTCTGGATCGTTCCTAGATTGTACTGCCAGTCCT GCTGAAGCGGGAATACTGGATGTGCAAGAATCCCAGAAGGATTCGCCTCGACGCAGGGTGTTTCGGGAATTGTTCGAGACGGAGACCAATTATGTACAGATTctggaaataataataacgttaTTCAAAACCCACTTGGAGACTATGCAAGACCGGGAGGCGTTGTTAAACAACACCGAgcttaatttgatatttggaAAACTGCCTCCTATATATGACACGCACGTTAAAATGTTGGACGAG TTTCTGTGGCTCAATGCGCACTGGAACGAAGAGCGGAGTATCGGAAACATCATAATAAAATACTCCAATGAGTTACAAAAGGCGTACCCGCCCTTCATCAACTATTTCGAGGAGATGAAGGAAGTACTCACCAATTGCGACCAGTCGAAGCCGCGCTTTCACGCGTTCCTGAAGGCTATGCAGACGAAGCCAGAATGCGGCCGGCAAAGCTTGCAAGAATTAATGATCAGGCCTGTCCAGCGTTTGGGCAGTATATGTTTATTGCTCAACG acattttgaaaaacactCAAAAAAATAACCCGGATCATTCGGCTTTGGAACTTGCATTGGCGGCTCTTCGCGAGGTGATGACTCACATTAACGAAGATAAGCGCAAAGCTGAGGGCCAAGTCACgctctttaacattttcaacGACATAGACAACTGTCCTCCGGACATAGTTTCGTCCCACAGGAGTTACGTTACCAAGGCGGAGGTGGTGCAGCTGTCCTCATCTGAGGGTTTAGCGAGCAAAGGGTCTAGTTTGGTGTTGTTCCTGTTCAGCGACAAGCTGGAGGTCTGCAAGAAGAAGTCTTCTAAGGCATTTGTCAAAAGTCCTTCAGCGGGGAGCTATCAGATGACGCAGGGCCGCACCAACGTCAAGCCTTACAAGCACGTTAAAATAATGGCGTTGAATAATATTAAGAGG GTAATAGATATAAAAGAAACAGAAGACTGCCAAAAAGTGTTCAGCCTGGTGTGCAGGAACAACGAGGAAAACAAAGAGAAGCTTTACTCGTTCGCAATGGACGAGGAGGCGGACAAAATGGGTTTTCTGAAGACCTTGACCCGGACGATGGCGAACAACGTCTGCGCCGCGGATGCGGACAAGTTTATGGCTTACTTGGAACCGCAACAGTTGGACATCGACACGAGTGATCTCAGCAATGGAACCTTGTCCAGGGCGTTTGCCAGGCTGACCAGAACAAGGCTCAAG GTGGGTCGAACGTTTTCCTTTAACAAGTCCACGCCCTCCAAACTCAAAAGGGCGGTCAGTTCCATGATGTCGCCCTTTGGCAGCTCCACCAACCTCACGCCCGCTTCCCAACTGGCCAATATGCGCTTAGCCAGTTACAGCAATATCAAT GAGCTGGGAAATAATACCGAAAACGCGGAAAAGTCGCCGCCGATAGCACCCTTGTCGGTCCAACCAACCAGAAAACTGAAAGCGTCTTCCTTGGGAGTGAACGTGAAAAGGTTATAG